A window from Balearica regulorum gibbericeps isolate bBalReg1 chromosome 1, bBalReg1.pri, whole genome shotgun sequence encodes these proteins:
- the OLFM4 gene encoding olfactomedin-4 isoform X1 has translation MKHTQVAVLLLMQCMIALAGTTATTEVPPHLSTMLSYLTQPSKMTGDLRTPPKLFTNVTGSVDEDGTCQCSVYLPDTTFPVQKAEQLEIIATTLSEKFEIELSQVREYSKRIELYQQQILNLTLRVEHMEHSSLSYTELDFQLLKVEISDLERLVTQLKSSLVGSNVIVEQIYLEITNLTILVNELESLDKNNILAIRRQIVSLQNRLKECEESTNKTTIPPYFPPGSCLHRGLLNVSQPYIVKLNWRGFSYTHGSWGRDYSPSNPEEELYWVAPLNTDGRYLEYYRIYSSFDNLLLFKPMYESRIRYGEGSGAALYNSFLYYHSYNSRYMVKHDLKTNTMVLRKELPDAAVGNRFSYAGASWKDIDFAVDESGLWVIYSTENSMGNIVISKLNDTTLDVLNTWQTRQYKPSVSNAFMLCGVLYATRPMNTRKEEIFYMYDTSTGQEGSISVIMDKKLDNIHSVDYNPTDQKLYVYNDGYLLRYDTIFQS, from the exons ATGAAGCACACGCAGGTGGCTGTGCTGCTCCTCATGCAATGTATGATTGCTCTGGCTGGAACAACGGCAACAACAGAAGTG CCCCCTCATCTCAGTACGATGCTTTCATATCTGACTCAGCCTAGCAAGATGACTGGTGACCTGCGCACTCCCCCAAAG ctctttACCAATGTGACCGGCTCTGTGGATGAGGATGGAACTTGTCAGTGCTCTGTGTACTTGCCGGATACCACCTTTCCAGTGCAGAAGGCTGAGCAATTGGAAATTATAGCCACAACGCTCTCGGAGAAATTTGAGATAGAGCTTTCTCAA gttAGAGAGTACTCAAAAAGGATTGAACTGTATCAGCAGCAAATCCTTAATCTAACCCTCAGAGTGGAGCATATGGAGCACAGCAGTTTATCTTACACAGAACTGGACTTCCAGTTACTGAAAGTGGAAATCAGTGACCTGGAGAGACTGGTCACTCAGCTGAAATCCAGCCTTGTTGGAAGCAATGTCATCGTTGAGCAGATATATTTGGAG atcACAAATCTAACTATACTGGTAAATGAACTAGAATCGCTGGACAAAAACAATATCCTTGCAATTCGTCGACAAATTGTGTCCCTGCAGAATCGATTGAAAGAGTGTGAAGAGAGCACGAACAAAACCACAATACCCCCTTATTTCCCACCAG GTAGCTGCCTTCACCGTGGACTGCTGAATGTTAGCCAGCCCTATATTGTAAAGCTGAACTGGAGAGGATTTTCCTACACACATGGTTCCTGGGGTAGAGATTACTCTCCCTCTAACCCAGAGGAAGAACTCTATTGGGTTGCACCATTGAACACAGATGGGAGATACTTGGAATACTACAGAATTTATAGTTCCTTTGAtaatttgctgctgtttaaacCCATGTATGAAAGTAGAATAAGATATGGGGAAGGAAGTGGTGCTGCCCTTTATAATAGTTTTCTGTACTATCATTCTTATAATTCAAGATATATGGTGAAgcatgatttaaaaacaaacactatGGTTTTGAGAAAGGAGCTTCCAGATGCTGCTGTTGGTAACCGTTTCTCTTATGCAGGTGCATCATGGAAAGACATAGATTTTGCCGTGGATGAAAGTGGGTTATGGGTAATATATTCAACAGAAAATAGCATGGGCAACATTGTGATTAGCAAACTCAATGACACCACACTTGATGTGCTAAATACTTGGCAGACAAGACAGTACAAGCCATCTGTTTCCAACGCTTTCATGTTATGTGGTGTTCTGTACGCCACAAGGCCAATGAACACTAGGAAAGAGGAAATCTTCTACATGTATGACACGAGTACTGGCCAAGAAGGTAGTATTAGTGTCATTATGGATAAAAAGTTAGATAACATACATAGTGTTGATTATAACCCCACAGATCAGAAACTGTATGTTTACAATGATGGTTACCTTCTAAGATATGACACGATCTTTCAGTCTTAG
- the OLFM4 gene encoding olfactomedin-4 isoform X2 — translation MKHTQVAVLLLMQCMIALAGTTATTEVPPHLSTMLSYLTQPSKMTGDLRTPPKLFTNVTGSVDEDGTCQCSVYLPDTTFPVQKAEQLEIIATTLSEKFEIELSQVREYSKRIELYQQQILNLTLRVEHMEHSSLSYTELDFQLLKVEISDLERLVTQLKSSLVGSNVIVEQIYLEITNLTILVNELESLDKNNILAIRRQIVSLQNRLKECEESTNKTTIPPYFPPGSCLHRGLLNVSQPYIVKLNWRGFSYTHGSWGRDYSPSNPEEELYWVAPLNTDGRYLEYYRIYSSFDNLLLFKPMYESRIRYGEGSGAALYNSFLYYHSYNSRYMVKHDLKTNTMVLRKELPDAAVGNRFSYAGASWKDIDFAVDESGLWVIYSTENSMGNIVISKLNDTTLDVLNTWQTRQYKPSVSNAFMLCGVLYATRPMNTRKEEIFYMYDTSTGQEGSISVIMDKKLDNIHSVDYNPTDQKLYVYNDGYLLRYDTIFQS, via the exons ATGAAGCACACGCAGGTGGCTGTGCTGCTCCTCATGCAATGTATGATTGCTCTGGCTGGAACAACGGCAACAACAGAAGTG CCCCCTCATCTCAGTACGATGCTTTCATATCTGACTCAGCCTAGCAAGATGACTGGTGACCTGCGCACTCCCCCAAAG ctctttACCAATGTGACCGGCTCTGTGGATGAGGATGGAACTTGTCAGTGCTCTGTGTACTTGCCGGATACCACCTTTCCAGTGCAGAAGGCTGAGCAATTGGAAATTATAGCCACAACGCTCTCGGAGAAATTTGAGATAGAGCTTTCTCAAGTAAG AGAGTACTCAAAAAGGATTGAACTGTATCAGCAGCAAATCCTTAATCTAACCCTCAGAGTGGAGCATATGGAGCACAGCAGTTTATCTTACACAGAACTGGACTTCCAGTTACTGAAAGTGGAAATCAGTGACCTGGAGAGACTGGTCACTCAGCTGAAATCCAGCCTTGTTGGAAGCAATGTCATCGTTGAGCAGATATATTTGGAG atcACAAATCTAACTATACTGGTAAATGAACTAGAATCGCTGGACAAAAACAATATCCTTGCAATTCGTCGACAAATTGTGTCCCTGCAGAATCGATTGAAAGAGTGTGAAGAGAGCACGAACAAAACCACAATACCCCCTTATTTCCCACCAG GTAGCTGCCTTCACCGTGGACTGCTGAATGTTAGCCAGCCCTATATTGTAAAGCTGAACTGGAGAGGATTTTCCTACACACATGGTTCCTGGGGTAGAGATTACTCTCCCTCTAACCCAGAGGAAGAACTCTATTGGGTTGCACCATTGAACACAGATGGGAGATACTTGGAATACTACAGAATTTATAGTTCCTTTGAtaatttgctgctgtttaaacCCATGTATGAAAGTAGAATAAGATATGGGGAAGGAAGTGGTGCTGCCCTTTATAATAGTTTTCTGTACTATCATTCTTATAATTCAAGATATATGGTGAAgcatgatttaaaaacaaacactatGGTTTTGAGAAAGGAGCTTCCAGATGCTGCTGTTGGTAACCGTTTCTCTTATGCAGGTGCATCATGGAAAGACATAGATTTTGCCGTGGATGAAAGTGGGTTATGGGTAATATATTCAACAGAAAATAGCATGGGCAACATTGTGATTAGCAAACTCAATGACACCACACTTGATGTGCTAAATACTTGGCAGACAAGACAGTACAAGCCATCTGTTTCCAACGCTTTCATGTTATGTGGTGTTCTGTACGCCACAAGGCCAATGAACACTAGGAAAGAGGAAATCTTCTACATGTATGACACGAGTACTGGCCAAGAAGGTAGTATTAGTGTCATTATGGATAAAAAGTTAGATAACATACATAGTGTTGATTATAACCCCACAGATCAGAAACTGTATGTTTACAATGATGGTTACCTTCTAAGATATGACACGATCTTTCAGTCTTAG